The Cryptomeria japonica chromosome 6, Sugi_1.0, whole genome shotgun sequence genomic interval ATTAGACACCCAGAAAAAAAGGGCTCAAGACTTTGGCTAGGTAGCTTTGACACAGCGGAAGCAGCTGCAGCGGCATATGATCGTGCGGCTTTCCGGATGCGCGGTTCTAGAGCTATTCTCAACTTCCCTCTCAACGTTGAGTCCGGCATGTATTTTGATGTCTTTTCTCAAATCTCTTCTTCTCATACTCCATCTGACATGTCAACTGGAAAGAAGAGAAAAAGGGCAGATAAAGCTCAAGCATCCCAAGAAATGGGTTCTGATAATCCATAGTTGTATTGCATATTTGTGCTCAGCCAAATATTGGTAGCCATTTTCATGATGTACTATTATTATCGTagtagattattattattattattatggtgTAGCGACTGTAAGAAGGCGCATGTTCTTGGTTCTCTCTCCATATGCTTACAATAGGCAGTAAGAAAGAGACAAACTTTTATGATTCATATGTAATAAACTAATCTTCTACGTTTTTCTATATCcacctctaatttttttaaatttctctacATTTCATGCAAAGCATGTTGCAGCAAGGACACGTTCCTGAGAGCTTTAAATGCTATGGATATAATGATATGTGCTTGAATTCTGTCCAGATATAAGAATTCACAGAACCAGCTTTCTAGCTTATAAAATACGGAGGTGTTAGTCTACAAACCATAGATAATCTCAATTTTAAATTGACTTTTTTCTAGCAAATCTAAGTAAGAAAAATGACGAATATAAGTAATTTTCAGAGCAATAGGCGTCCTTTCCGTACATAACTTACTTTTACTAGTTATTTATCAACTCTTGTACTTGTTTTAAAGCTTTTATTACATGACGCTCttgtttaaatattaaatatattttttcaattctATTTATTTTTATACGAAGAGGCGAACCCTATATGTATATATTAAAAAGAGAAGATACAATACAGTCCACAATCTTAAGGTTGTGTAAAAGAGGAgctcaaaaccaaagagacaacATAACCAGCTACAAGATGTCTTATTACCATAGATATATGCAGCCTAAATAAAAACAAACTAGACCCCAAGCTTGATGTTTgcaacatatcatatcattcaaTGCTAGAGAAAGGCACTAATACATTTCAAAATATATCAATAGAGCACCATGAAACCCATGCTTGCAATAGCCTTTCGACCTCCAAAATCCCAAGACTAAAATATCATCTCCATAAAAACCTAACTTCCTAACATGAGATGTGCAAAAAATGAAGGACCTCCGTAGGAACAGGGGAAAATAAGAAAGTCCCTTCAATCAAAAGCTTATCACTTATACGATCCGCACAATTTTCTAAGATGGGTCCTTGGAGAACAGGGGCCAAGAATTCACATCAAAGTGTGAAAGGAATCACCAAAATATTTGAAAGAACAAAATGCTCCACCATATCCCGATaaagccaaaaaatttcaaaatgagaTAGCTGCTTCACCACATCTTGACAAAGCAATTAACCTTCTATGTTCATTACTAACCTACACTTCACTTTCTAAGTTGCTGAACACATCTTCACACACTAAGGAAAGGTATGGCTTGTTCAGATCTATGTCAAGAGGAGCCAAAGTAGATTTTTTAATAAGAACCTTGATAGCACTATACAACTTGTTAGAATTATAGAGAATCTTATCCCGCAATCTCATCTTTGTGAGATAATAAGGCATTTCTACAAGCTACGAGATAGTTAGTGTCAATACAAGTACCTAGCCCATTCAAAAGGAACATAATGGTCAGAGAAGATCTAACAAGTTTAGAAGGGTAAACCCCTACAACTAGACTCATTCCAGATAGGGGAGTAAAATTCCTCTACTTGGTCGATTAAAGATTTTCTACAAATATGACATTATCGAGAATGTATTTTTTTATGTAAATATAGAACCATTTCATCAAACTAAAGGATGTCCATATAGTTAGAGAGAAAAGAAAAGCCAAATTTAAATACTATAAAATCATACCACATATTTTGAAGAGAATTTTCCCCCAAGACAATTGTGAAGCACACTTATGGAAGATCTCTACTCTTAATCACCTTGGACGGGAGTTTTAGTTGTGAAACACTCTAAAATTGCTTGGATAGGCGCTTCAAGAAGTTTCACTCTCAATTGTTCTCGACGCTTGATCACCTTCGGAATGGGGATGGGATGAATTTTGCCTTCTGGAGTTTCACCTCCTTATCCTAGTCTCTGGATGTAGGTAAGGCTAAGGGTTTCCTCCCCTTGCATCAAGGTCTCATCCTACGACTCTATAATATCCATTTGAGTCTAACCCCTTCTAGTGGCCCTATTACTAGCCCTTCTGGCTTGAGTTTTGGTTTGGGTCTATGTGTCAATCTTTTGGTCAATTCAGTTGTGGATAATGCTTCCCCTAAAACTTAAAAGGTGCCCACCCAGATTAACCCCTCCCAGACTGCTAAATGTAAGACTCCTCTTGGTCTCCCTATTGGTGAAAGCTATGTTCAGAAGATGGTCATTGTCAAAGAGGAATCAAAGGAGATGCCCTCTTGGTCTACTGGGTCATATTGGACCCTAGATAATTCTGTGAGTAAAGAATCTAATCCCCCATCCCCGCTTTTCCACCGTGATCTCCTAATTCATCTTCTCGAAGTACTCTGATCATGGAGGAATTTCCCCTCTTTGTGGCTAAAGTGAATGAGGTTTGTGAGGAGTTTAATAAGCACAAACCTATCATCCATTGGCTTTTGGGATAATTTGAGGTGGAAAAAAATAAAATCGATAGGCTCAAAGCTATTTTAAAGGTGGATGTTAGAGCCTCAAGTTGGGTGGAGGATCAGAAGGAGTAGACGATTTAGACGATAGTGGGGAAATTCATTGCAATGATTGATAAATGGGAAGCGCTAGACAAATCCATCAAGGAGCTCACTGAGAAGATTGGCTAAACCAAGAATATGAAAGACTTGGTTATTATGGTGGAGGGATTTGTAGGAAAATTAGGACACAGTGGGGAGGAATATGGAGAGCATGTTTAATAAAAATATGGAGATTATAGAGAACCCTTCTACTCTCCATGATATCCAAGATGAAATCATAAGGAGGCGGGTCGAGAAAATAAGACATCTAGAGTCGTCAACCACAATGAGGCTTGAAGCATCTATATCAAGGGTGAAAGCCACATCAGACTCCTTGGCCATTTCCTCTAGGAAATATTCCTCCAAAAAGATCACTATATTGGAGAAAAGCAAAGATATTTGTCTAGAGAGGAAGTTGGAGTTCTCTCCCACCATGTAAGCCATTGATTTGTTCTTTTGGTGGAAGAGTGTTtctatttgtttttttctttttcttgttgtgtCGCGTGTCTGGTTCTTGTTTCTAGGTTTGTTACTATTAGTGGTTgtttttgggtttcttatttggTAGTAGGCTTTTGTTCATGGGTTCTCACTCCTCCTGGGCGCTTTGTTTTGTTT includes:
- the LOC131069951 gene encoding ethylene-responsive transcription factor 1A-like: MSRTTEDEGSLWSAIIHYLPDYQFSSCNNTNVPLETSATVLAEEEKRYSADKRPSISSGENEREEKHYRGVKLVKSRRKYAAEIRHPEKKGSRLWLGSFDTAEAAAAAYDRAAFRMRGSRAILNFPLNVESGMYFDVFSQISSSHTPSDMSTGKKRKRADKAQASQEMGSDNP